A stretch of the Aphis gossypii isolate Hap1 chromosome 2, ASM2018417v2, whole genome shotgun sequence genome encodes the following:
- the LOC114123711 gene encoding uncharacterized protein LOC114123711 → MALWQEVLVVAFFISLPFLYDTQRTFRYHFRLAIFSVLAYLTSLLAVFQFKHRSRLIAYFGQQISDLLSLEWCLHGKKNLSSTRTRVALINYQTDIDTLGLLHLVYSQDMELNIISEANFSTLWPFSFFPWLLSLALCPIQFFYTNFRLLNFSPTLIDSEPTIVLSPSTMTNEETIKMALQKKLPVQPIVFSNCYFINKEKHMFEPGRVIISVMPIIETDGLLPNDIPTSVIKYILKYVQNMTV, encoded by the exons ATGGCCTTATGGCAGGAAGTGCTTGTCGTGGCGTTTTTCATTTCGCTGCCATTCCTCTATGACACTCAACGAACGTTCCGCTACCACTTCCGTCTAGCCATTTTCTCAGTGCTGGCTTACCTGACTTCTCTGTTGGCCGTCTTCCAGTTCAAACACCGTTCCAG GTTAATCGCATACTTTGGACAACAAATCTCAGATTTATTATCTCTTGAATGGTGCCTTCAtgggaaaaaaaatctatcatCAACACGTACAAGAGTggctttaataaattatcaaactgACATCGATACActag gacTCTTACATTTGGTATACAGTCAAGATATGGAGCTGAATATAATTTCGGAAGCAAATTTCAGCACTTTATGgccattttcattttttccatGGCTGCTTTCATTGGCTCTATGTcccattcaatttttttatactaatttcaGGTTGCTAAATTTTTCTCCAACATTAATTGATTcagag CCTACAATTGTATTATCACCATCTACAATGACAAATGaagaaactattaaaatggcattacaaaaaaaattgccaGTTCAGCCTATTGTATTTTCCAACTGCTATTTcataaacaaagaaaaacataTGTTTGAGCCAG gTCGTGTTATAATATCTGTGATGCCAATAATAGAAACTGATGGTTTATTGCCAAATGATATACCAACTTCAGTGATAaagtatattctaaaatacgtGCAGAATATGAcagtataa